One Bacteroidales bacterium DNA segment encodes these proteins:
- the ubiE gene encoding bifunctional demethylmenaquinone methyltransferase/2-methoxy-6-polyprenyl-1,4-benzoquinol methylase UbiE produces MKNPSTLKPYNTNVQQMFNNIASHYDFLNHFLSFGIDKIWRRKAIKLLIPYKPTQILDVATGTGDFAIEAIKLNPQKITAIDIAETMLEIAKHKIKKKNLGEKIAFITGSSESIPFTDKSFDAVTVAFGVRNFKDLKMGLSEILRVLNEKGVAVILEFSRPAAFPFKQIYLFYFRWILPLIGKMISKDNMAYTYLFETVMNFPQGDDFAVILKQVGFSNVRIYKLSFGICSIYIAEK; encoded by the coding sequence ATGAAAAATCCTTCAACGCTTAAACCGTATAATACGAATGTTCAGCAAATGTTTAACAATATTGCTTCGCATTACGATTTTCTGAATCATTTTTTATCTTTTGGAATTGATAAAATATGGCGAAGAAAAGCAATTAAATTGCTCATACCTTATAAGCCCACACAGATACTGGATGTAGCAACAGGTACCGGAGATTTTGCAATTGAAGCAATAAAATTGAATCCTCAAAAAATTACAGCTATTGATATAGCCGAAACAATGCTGGAAATAGCTAAGCATAAAATTAAAAAAAAAAATCTCGGGGAAAAGATAGCGTTTATTACCGGGAGTTCTGAAAGCATTCCATTTACTGATAAAAGTTTTGATGCAGTAACAGTAGCTTTCGGCGTAAGAAATTTTAAAGACCTGAAAATGGGTTTAAGTGAAATACTCAGGGTTTTGAATGAAAAAGGTGTTGCTGTAATCCTTGAATTCTCAAGGCCTGCAGCTTTTCCTTTCAAACAGATATATCTTTTTTATTTTCGATGGATATTACCTTTAATAGGTAAAATGATTTCAAAAGATAATATGGCATACACTTATCTTTTTGAAACCGTAATGAATTTTCCGCAGGGCGATGATTTTGCTGTGATTTTAAAACAGGTGGGTTTTAGTAATGTCAGGATTTATAAGCTCAGTTTTGGAATTTGCTCAATATATATTGCCGAAAAATAA